ttttaaacgcaATATTGGCATTTGAAGACGATCCGGAGTATAATACAAAAACTGGCGACAAGAGATCCGAGGTGGAAGTGCGAACCGTCTTTATAAATTGCAATTCTGAAGTATGGATTTATGCATTAATTAGTATAGTTTACCCAGAtaactataatttaattgtattaactAGAATCGCATTTGTTTGTAGGAGTTGAGCGATACTCCCGACAGTGAAACGACTCGCTTTGAACGAGCGGAATTATTTAAGCACAGTGTGCTGAAAGACTGCTATAAAAAACTGGCTCTAACTGTAAAAATAATCAGTGAGTCCGATGTTAGTAcacttacatttataattaatttatgtaatagaGGCAGGTAAACCTACTAaagtaaaacatataaaattaagtaattcaGGCACGGTTGCGTTGGTCCagtcaattttgaaactgacGAGGGAAAACTTCTGTATTTGTTTTACAGAGTTCAGGGGACGAGTATTTACCTATCGAGCATGTTTTCGAAGGatcaaacaataaacaaattcgGCTTCTCAATCCATACATTCTGAGATTACGTAGAGATTCGCCACTGCAAGCTTATAAACTGCGGAGATTAGAAGTAAGTAAAGatagtttgaaagaaaaattgGTATGTATTTACTAGAGTATGCTTACatgtataaaatacttaagtacTAACTAATACATCATACAATAAAATTCTTCGAATTGGCAATATTGCGCGCCGGACtgcattgataaaaataaaacaagtatgtaggtacctaccttcacgatattttttgttattaattatattactaattgCCTTAATTTCAGACAGTACGTGGAGTACTGTTGAAGAATGCTGTAAACAAAGCAAGTAACGTCAAGCATCATGAAGACGCAAGGGTATGTTGAACACATATTATACTTATCAGCAGACTCAGCAGATTCTGCCTCCCCTGCACACTGCCCCGGTCGGCCGTACCTTAGAACTAGTGTCATAGATTCGATTCCCTCGTGGAACTATATGCGTTAGGGCGAAGCCACAACACTGCATATTGCGACAACACGTCGCAGCAATGATGTTACACAATAATACAAGATTCCTAGGCAAGCTTTATAGATTACTACaaaaagtaagaatttaaaatataacacttaacTTAGTTATATGATTTTTGTAATCGTTCAGATTCGTGTTCAGCGCGATATAGACTCGGCTGCTAATGGGAACGCGACAAATCTACAAAGTGATCCTGAAGCTCTACATGACTTACAAACTGTTGCTTCAATTACCACCGACGTAGAACTCCATGAGCTTAGTAAATGTGGTACCtaactattttctttattcgTAATACACACAGTAGTTAGTGCCATATATTTTCTGTTACTTTGACAGGTAGATAGTTAGATAATACACTAGTATGGCATTGCAATTTTATGTGAGGTTTAGCAATGCCGGTATCTTGCACCAACGCGAAAAACGCTGGTTTCTTCTTTTCAAGTAAGTATAGAAACAGGCCAAACATCGTTAAGCGCATTTTCAATAGCGGTACTGAACTAACAAACTAACTTCAACGTATTCATTAACATTTTAGTTGGAGTTTGTGGTTTGTCTACCTCTTAATAAAAACTTGTACTTAGATGAAACTactagaacaaaataataagcaTGAAGTGTTAATATCgagtttattatcaaataatattaagcaTTTTTCACTGATGATAATACCAAAGAGTAAGCGCAAGTTTTCTACTATTTTTAAAgcttctttacaattttatacctaagttacttattattattacaatattatagctCAGGATTCATCatatatttctgtttttattttactttcaaatatgtaattttgctgTCCATATTCGTCGGGCGCACTGATACGTTcttgtgatgatgatgacaatCGTTCTTCTGCATCTATTATTacggcaaatatttttttctttacttgagTTTGCATCCAAAGAGGCATGTCTCTTGTACTTTTTAGTATGCAGTTGAAGAATGACTCAAGTGCGTCTGGTTCTTTGTCTTGTCGTGGCTTATTTGTTGCGTCAACTTCATTGTACTCAGTGCAGCGTCGTTTATTTGGCGGCGATGTTTCTAACTTGGCAGGCTCAACGGCGATTGTTGTAGACACGTCTTGTTCAGAGTTTTTCTGACGGCTCGGAGCCGGTGGATCCATTTCTATATTTTCTGTTATCCTGTATTTCATATGCGGTTCTAGAAATTGCATCGCTTTAGCATACTTCCAGGTTGTTATTTGGGCCggtaataatttgttttgtccAAGTTTGGCCCTTTTTAACGCTTCCCTGTGATTGTCCCGAAGCTTCCTCCATTCTGTTCTAGCAGCTTTAACTGTAAGTAAAGAAACCCTTTGGTTAATGTTATTggtaaaattatgaaactgtGCCGATGATTCAATTCATagataaacaaaacattcaatCCTGTTGATTTCCATATACAAAGAAGAACATAGTTCCAGGtcgtaacaaataaattgttcgtTAATTTTTCATAACATGTCGGGCAGATTATTTGTAGTCTGTGTCTTACCTCATTCATTTATACCTCAGCAAAAATCTTCCCAACGCTATTAACAAATTTTTTTCTGTCTTGATACCTACTGACCAAAGATTATGCTATCATTGTCAATGACCTTCGCTAACCGTCTTAAATAAACAGGTTTTCGAAGGCATCGTTATCAagtttaaactatatttttaaacctGCATAAAAGGAGATAAATATAAACACTTACTGTTCGGAATAGAACTGTCATTAATTTCTTTCACAACATTTTGCCAGGCCTGTCCCCTCGCATGCATTTCAGGATAATCAGGGTGGTCTGGGTTCCATAGGCAAGGATGCGCTCGCACTGTTTCTATAAACCTTTCCATTGATATTTACTTGTAgaacatgtacctaatgtaataaTGTTCGATAAGTTTTCGTGCAAATGAAGCGGCGAGTGAGCCCGG
Above is a window of Anticarsia gemmatalis isolate Benzon Research Colony breed Stoneville strain chromosome 2, ilAntGemm2 primary, whole genome shotgun sequence DNA encoding:
- the LOC142978259 gene encoding uncharacterized protein LOC142978259, encoding MERFIETVRAHPCLWNPDHPDYPEMHARGQAWQNVVKEINDSSIPNIKAARTEWRKLRDNHREALKRAKLGQNKLLPAQITTWKYAKAMQFLEPHMKYRITENIEMDPPAPSRQKNSEQDVSTTIAVEPAKLETSPPNKRRCTEYNEVDATNKPRQDKEPDALESFFNCILKSTRDMPLWMQTQVKKKIFAVIIDAEERLSSSSQERISAPDEYGQQNYIFESKIKTEIYDES